Within Sorghum bicolor cultivar BTx623 chromosome 2, Sorghum_bicolor_NCBIv3, whole genome shotgun sequence, the genomic segment CATCGTCAccggaaaaaaaaaagggacgACTAATTGCGCTCTTCTAACTGCCACCGTATATTATTTAACTGACACCAAGATAATTGTGTTCTTCTAATAGCCGTTCCTATATTATAGTCAGCATCTCATTTGTGAATGCAAATGCAAGGATGTATTTTCCATTAAACGACCGCACTTGGATTAGCACTTGTGAAAAATTTCCTTGTCCAACAGCAAGTACATTTTCATCCAAACTACCAAAGAATTCAGTATTTTACAACTGCAATACTTGGATAAACTTGAATAGCTCTGCATGCAATCCACACTGAACAAGACAAAACGGTTCTGTATGCAAACCTTGGATGATTATTCGAAAAAACTTGAATTCAGTCATGCTGACAAATTCACTGAACTATGGTTGTAGTAATCCGCGAGCACGACGTCAGTTCTCCGGGGCAGTGGCGAGGAACCTATGGATGGCGTCAATGAGCCCAGCAGCTTCGGCGGCGCGCTCGCTCTTCGGGACGTACCGGCCGGCATGGTCCACGGTGTACTCCCCAATCTCGGCCGCCTCACCGCCGCAGCGCCGCCAGAGCGCCTCTGCGTAGCTCGGGTGCGCGAAGTACGCCTCCGCCTGCACCGCCTCGCCGGACCCGTCGGCCACGACGGTGATCGGGCGCCGCTCATAGACACCGATGTGGGTGCCCTGCGACAAAATGGGAGGCTGAGATGGGGGAGAACGAAACCAGTGGACAAAGGGACAACGAGTCTGATGAGGAGGCCAGGCGCTTTGCCTCGAGGTCGTCGAGCTCGGCGAGAGCGGCGGGGGAGGGGGCGTAGAGCTCGCCGGAGACGACGCGACcggaggaggcggaggagggaggagggaggaggaaggggACCGAGTAGGGGCCGATGACGAGGGAGGCCGGGCCGGCCGTCGAGGCGGCTCCGACGaacggggaggaggaggcgacgaGGAGCGGGTGGTTAGGGAACCCGCGCTTCAGGGTGCCGTAGACGAACACCATCGTCGGCGTCGCCTCCGCCATCGTCGCTTCCGGGGCTAGAGCAGAGCCAAACCTACCCAGTCGACTATGAATCCTCTATTGGCGATAGCCTTAGGGCTTGGTtgggctgttttttttttttttatagaaaatagcttcatgagtgactttctagatgaagctgagctgttttggagaaagtgtttggcaaaatagtttcaccaactacttcatgcatagttgagagagagaaatgagggagaagctgcaataagctactttttttcagcttcatccaacttatgtttTTGTGAAAGGAgggaaaaaacagcttcacctataaagttgttttggaaataagtgtttggcaaaaaaaacagctcctgttgtgagctgtgccaaacagacCCTTAATAAAGTAAATAAATTGAATTACACATAGAGTTATCTTTTTTCTCTTTGACACACGGGTAGTTATCTTAAAGCTATTGTCAGCTATTGCTAGTGTAAGTAGAATAACCATCACTACTGATAAATTAGGAATTTCTTTAAAAGAAAATCAAACGAGCTCGCATAGAAAATTGTCAAAACCAACATATCAAAGTAAACCAAAGTTGTAGTCCTTGAAAAGATTTACAACAttttagttgataattttttaatTTGGAATCATTAGAGCCTAGAAGTTCTGCTTTTAAGATTACTGattttaaaaatattatttttctatagttTTCAAATAATATCGGATGGACAAATGACCTAAATCAAAGTTATAGTATCAAAGAGATCTAAGTTTTTTTTCACTTAAATTTATTTAGGGCCTCAAAGTGTATGTTAGGGAATACAAAAAGAATATATCACTCGTTTATATTTACACATAGGAGGTTCTCAAGTGACAAAAATAaaacattttgtttttttttttttacacatGCGGTTCTCACCACTACGTCCAGCAGCACATCGCCATTGATGCGTCTGGCCGTGTCGAGCCATCTCAGCATTCACGCATCGGACATCAGCCACTGATCCATTTTACTGCATTATTTTGTTGGCAACGATAGCCATCCATCATACACCGTTGTCCGTTACACATTAACACCGAGTTTCAGGTTTTAGATCATGGTTGCTTTGATTCGTTGGCATGACTTATGTACACATTGATCGATACCCGTGTGCCGTGGCTATTATATGGTTCTATTCGGTTGATTGTTCATGACGAGTCCTTCCAATCCAAAGCGAGTCGATGTTCATGTTCGACGACTCGCTCATTAACCGCCAATCCTGTCAATGGAGACGCCGCCGCTGAAGACATCCGTCAACGCCGTCGACGACTGCAGGGACGCCTTGAGGAGCATCACGGCCTGTCCATGGATCAAACGTTGAGAACAATTCGTCAGACACATGTTCGTCTGCCTCTGCGCATGCATGCGACTTCAATATAGTGCGTGATGAGCTAGCGTTCACCTCTCTTGTGCCGAGCTCGACGGTCATCTCCTCCAACGCGGAGCAGTCCTTGACGTCGAACTTCTTGAGCAGCATGATGGCGGAGATGGTGGACATGGGCGCCACGGTGAGGTCGTCCATCACCAGGTACGTCACCAGCTCCTTCACGTACCCGCCGGCGCCGAGCCCCGCGGCCTCCTGCGCCTGCGCAAGCGCCAGCCTGCCGTGCGCGTCCCCGGGCACCAGCCGCATCTCCACGGTCATCGCCTGCCGGCACCCGGGGCACGGCAGGCCCGACACGTCCGTCACGTTCGTCAGGTTCCCGCGGCACGGGGCATTGTACGCGCTGCACCGGAAGTACCGCTGCGGCGGCGCCAGCGCCGGCGGGACCgcgccctcgccgccgccgagcaGCAGCGGGACCGCGGCGGAGGGCAGCGCCGCGGGGCTGAGGAGTGCGTCGCGGTTGGGCGAGCCGGAGGCGAAGAACGCGTCGTCCAGCGCCAGCGCGCCCGCGTAGAGCGAGCCCAGGGAGCCCGGCGCGGGCTCGCCGTGCTTGGCCAGCGCGCGCGCCGCGAGGCCCGCGGGCACGCGCAGCAGGCCGATCAGGAAGTCCACCGCGTCCTTGCGGGCCTCCGCGTACAGCACGCGCCGCGAACGCCGGTCCACCAGCAGCTTCAGCTGCGGGCCGCCAGCGGCCCGCGCTGGTTTCACGTCTGTAGCTGCCGCCGTCGTGGACGCCATTGCCGCGGCGCTGGTGCTGGTGGCCTGGTGCTGGTCTGCTTGATCTTGATGTGGAGAGCTGCAGAGCTTCTTTGCTTGTGTTGTACGTGGCCGCGGCCAAGTTACTTATAGTGTGCACTGTCACTGTCCGGTTGCCAAACTTGCCGTGGATGGAGAAAGAAGATGATGCTCCGTATGGGAGGTGATCGGAGACGAAGGGAGGCGGCTTGGTATATCTGCGGTTGAAGCATGCTGCTTTCACCTGTGGGTCTGGTAAGTGGTAACGTAAGAATCTGAAACAAGGCGTCCTTTCCTTCCTCCAATGCATGAAGCTAGAGATTAGATTATAAGGGTTTTACCTATGTGCCATTATAAAAGTTTACCTGATATCATTATAAAAGTTTATAATTATATGTAAACTATTAAAAAATTCAAATGATCATAGGTGCCACTGCTCAGAATTATTTTTGTTCTTCACGACATTCCGTCTATATTCATTATTAACGGTGTCAATAGAGCTGCGAAAAGATATAAATGCACTTAGGCCAAAGAAGTTGCGTCTCAGGTATTTTCACAACTAGAACCCTCCCTTCTCTCCATTTTCTTTccagtccttcttcttttcaaaTCATAACGGAACAGAAACATGATTCATGTTTTTGTTCCATACTTTCATGTTCTGGAAACgtctatattttgaaaatataaatgttCTCATTTCCACATTATAAAATAATACCCTAATTTTTCATTATCGTTCTCCTTGTGGAACAGGGACGGGAGATGGCTGCTATGAATTTGACTATTTGTCATCTGGAGTTGATTACCAACAATGAATAAATAGTTGTCGTCTATGATCTCATCTGGATCCTATCAAAAGCACTAGTGAACAAGCTTGCCGAAGAAAGGCAGCGCTCCTATGGCACGTTGAATGCTATACATCTCAGGGATGTGCTATACATCTCAGGGAACGGATTTCCACTATAGAAAGAACATTCCATGGTCGTTGTGTCGTATTCTACCTCAGGCCAATCACTATTCTTCTTCTTTCTGCCATTTTTCTGCCCCTATCGCGCCCATTGTGGCCTCCTTCTACCCGCTCCCTCCTCCCACCACCATCATatccatcttcaccaccatcttgaCCTGGTCCGACCACCTTCTCGAGCCCTATGCCGAACTCCTGCCATCCCATCTCCTGGTCAGCCTCCCTCCCTTGGGCCCTTCCTTTTTCTAAGGTCGTTAGAGTTGGGGAGAAAAAAGACACGCCGACacgctgaaaggtccttgtttggttttggtaattgagtgacaactttaggtggactaatagtgtttatgtgagatacacaggagattagtccacaggtgattatgtgatgatggaggagctcattgcatatgagacatgacatggagtcatgtgaccaaggtggagaagatcaaaatGAGGCTTGGCCTGatagaccggttgcaagagtgaagggcaagtcggaggctttgaagcgagggaccgcgtgtgacggtgaagcttgagcaagacttggcgccgatggaccgaggcaacggtgaagagcaagtgaggtcaagatcgatgaaccaatacggtcacgtgatgatatgaagtggatcatatcatttggtgattggttggtgcatgtgttgcatcaacattggaagagatggaatggaatgcgcaaggcaaaggtataacctagggcttttccatttcaccggtcataggtgtgtagagaagtttatgaccggatttaggatagatggccgtactatcaagaggggcaaacttgtttgcatatcggtcatctagtgccacttgagcgatctaactttgcatacgtgttaggatcgagtggcgtggcaagtttgagaggctaactcctttgggaaaaatgtttgtgaaaatgctaacacacatgcacatggtggtgtacacttggtggtgttggcacatttacaaaggaggtggtgttcctagggttgagagaggtgtgggtttctctctccctcccgccgagcttgcgaggcgggattcgacgcttttgagaaaattaagtgcatattttctattgcgccggtgggaagtttggagaagtcgcgggagtgtacCAGACGCTGGTgctggcagcaccggacgctggtccagagcgtccggtgtggtgtctgtggcgcaggtgtgcaccggacgcaccggagtgagtccgatgctcagcgtccggtgtgaaggcgttttgcaaccctctctgcgcacgagtccggtgagcaccggaccgtccggtgtgacgcagtggagcgtccggtggtgctgtgcaggcgcgcgtgcgcagtagccgttggcggcaacggtcgagttcaaacggctagtgacacgtggcggtcagctgagcaccggacgctgggtgttgagcgtccggtgccttcctgtgagcgtccggtgctcacgacttttgcccagtgaaggggcaacggctagtttagcccttagggctataaatagaagtggtggccggccttggccggtgttgagcacccttgggacttagtgtccatgcatggggagtgctagtaaagcctctaactcacatatgcttgatagtgatcatctgattgtgtgagtgagcgattctagtgcgttgcattgagagattgcatcgagtggcactaggtgttcgtgttgcaagccggtggtgcttgttactcttggaggttgccacctcctagacggcttggtggcttgtgactccgttgaagcacgcaaggagattgtgcggtgctccggagaagagattgtgaggggtacggtgctcaccccgcggggatcgcgaagagcaactctattggattgtgcgtgtcattgagttacctcacttgtgggtaggttcttgcggtgtcctagtgtggacgaggttcgtgtaacacctcttagccgccgaaccaccaagtgttggtcgacacaacggggacgtagcttggtggcaaccaagtgaacctcgggagaaaatcttcgtgtcaacattgttcttcccgttggtttgcaagtccctaacacaagcttgttcttacattcatacttatgcttgtgtagttgctcttgtaattagttagcttgtgtagcttgctagttaccttcttgcttgtgtggctagaagtagttcccttgcgtgactaatttggtttgtgtaaccttgttagtcacattgcttagtttgtgtagctaagtaagttgcgctctctaatttggcatcagttgccttgttattgagcttgctagtgagcttaggctttgtgcgctttgcctcactagtttgtataggagcttccccggtttgcaaagtactagttgcataggtttgtgtgaccttgctcctagaattgattaggtgagctcttgctaaggtagcaccttgcttgcttgtttaggatcttttcaaggtgctagagaacttagatagaggggtgtagtcttggctagaccgatagttttaattccgcacttgtttcggttagccggcgtgcgataagttttagaaaggactattcacccccccctctagtccgccatctcgacccttcacacgCGCAAGGAGGAATTCACGCCAGAGAGAAAGAAGACGAGTCTGGGCACGTCGTCGTTGGCTGAAATCCTCTAGATTTTAGTCGACTGAAATCTAGTAGGTGTGACATAATAAATAAGGTACACCTTTTATATAGGATTCAGAAGTCGTTTAAGACAGCGACACAGACTCAAAATATAACTTTgacattttatttttataaaaatatttaagaaAAATGATATacgtatacttttatgaaagtattttttaagataaatctattcatataatttataTTGCGAACtaaataatttaaaagttattgatgatttatatttctaataTTTGACCTAAACCTTATGCAAAACGATATCCAAATTCTTTACGGAGGAAGTACTCTATAGCTAGGTTTAGAGTGGTAGTTCTTTATATACTAGATAGATGAGTGTGCTTCGTTTGTTCTAGTCTTGCACGTGTTTTCGTTGTTGTTTTGGTTTGTTCTAGCCTTGCACGTGTTTTCGTTGTTGTTTTGcttgaaaaaaataaataggCTACGAAAGCTTAGCAACTCCTTCGCTCCGTTCGTACTACAAAGTCTTTAGACATATAGTATGCACGCTATCGATCAACTCTAAGAGGATAATTGTTAGAGCAGCTCTAGCATGTGGTGAAAAAAGAGgtgcaagagagagagagagagagagagagagattaaaGTAGAATAGGTACAATACATTATATTGGACCAAGAATGCTAATTTACAAGAACTTATAGCTCATTTGAGCACCCACAGTGCATAGAGtaataaaaaagaataaaagccGGAAGATCACTTGGCTCTATCCCAAAAACATAGTTGTATAGAGTTCTGTGCACGTCAAAATTTACTTCATTTGTTCTATATTAGTTGACATGAGCACCCAGAGTGCATAGAGtaataaaaaagaataaaagccAGAAGATCACTTGGCTCTATCAAAACAGAGTTGCGTAGGGTTTTGTGCACGTCAAACTTTacttcatttgttcttgacaTTCTATAATTTCTCAGCCAAAACCAACACCAAAGCCAAAAGACTATAATGCCCCTCAATGAGTAGAGATAGAGTAGAGATAgagatgtactccctccatactcgtAAAGAACGTCGTTTAAGACAACAATACGGTCTCCAAAACCTAACTTtgactttttgtttttataaaaatatgtataaaagtggtatatgtatatttttatgaaagtatttttcaagacaaatctattcatatggttttcatatttccaaactcagcaacttaaaagttattaatgatttatatttccgatgtttgactcaaaccttgtccaaaatgaCTTTCTTCACAAGTATAGAGGGAGTATTGagaaaagagaaaaggtgcATTGGGAAATAAGAAGGTCACAAGTATTTTGGGAACAAAACTGAATGTTATAAGGTCATCTATTTTAGGACAAATGGAGTAAGATTTTTGTAGAAAAGAAttagcaatatttatatctccaaataagCTTATTATACAATATGTTCAACTATTAATTTAATGATGTTTATtatacaccataaatattaatagtaTGGTGTATGTATTTGATTAAAGTTAAAAAATTGACTCTTCGAAAAGTGAAAATGATATTCTTTAGTGATGAGAGGAATAGATAAAAtgaaataatattttattatttttcacGGGTGTCTTCTTTGTTAGAAATTTAGTTAGCTAAAATGTTGGAGCAGTGAGCTAAAGAAGTAACTCATGGATAGTTTTGTAATACCTAAAGGCAAAGTAAATAAGAGCATCTCTCGTAGAACCTTTCTAAAATCTACTCTATAAACTATCATGATGATTTAGAGAGCCGTTTGAGTAAAAATCGTTTTCTATCTTTGTACACTCCAACGTAGCTTTTCTATATCTTGTCCGTAGTCTAGAGAGACATTCGTGTTCTCCATCTTTAGCTAGCGACAAATCTGTAATagaatatttatatatttagatATCCAATTAAAGAGATTGTTAGAAAATATTTTCTACTGAATTTTTTATTTCTATaaattagaaaaaaattataaaaactctcttgaagatgctctgACATGTCATATCGAATAGTTTAGCATCTATGAAATACTTATTTATACACTAGTTGTTTAGTTCCTTCTGCTAAGTTATCTTATCAGATGTTTGAAGATATACATGGAGTAttcaatataaattaaaaaataactaattgcacagattGCGACTATTTGgttagacaaatcttt encodes:
- the LOC8054993 gene encoding putative gamma-glutamylcyclotransferase At3g02910; the encoded protein is MAEATPTMVFVYGTLKRGFPNHPLLVASSSPFVGAASTAGPASLVIGPYSVPFLLPPPSSASSGRVVSGELYAPSPAALAELDDLEGTHIGVYERRPITVVADGSGEAVQAEAYFAHPSYAEALWRRCGGEAAEIGEYTVDHAGRYVPKSERAAEAAGLIDAIHRFLATAPEN
- the LOC8054994 gene encoding uncharacterized protein LOC8054994, with product MASTTAAATDVKPARAAGGPQLKLLVDRRSRRVLYAEARKDAVDFLIGLLRVPAGLAARALAKHGEPAPGSLGSLYAGALALDDAFFASGSPNRDALLSPAALPSAAVPLLLGGGEGAVPPALAPPQRYFRCSAYNAPCRGNLTNVTDVSGLPCPGCRQAMTVEMRLVPGDAHGRLALAQAQEAAGLGAGGYVKELVTYLVMDDLTVAPMSTISAIMLLKKFDVKDCSALEEMTVELGTREAVMLLKASLQSSTALTDVFSGGVSIDRIGG